From Musa acuminata AAA Group cultivar baxijiao chromosome BXJ3-8, Cavendish_Baxijiao_AAA, whole genome shotgun sequence, one genomic window encodes:
- the LOC135645639 gene encoding O-fucosyltransferase 20-like: MTKKKRSGRRVEEEGEEEMATRPNGRRLSYIAVPSQIIHSLSSTSLHSLLISPPKKVSRTGHRLLARSTKFLLLLLFLFAGVGTLRVWHDLDPLLPCPHLIRGPLSTVDSTEELALGVGGGVEARGEFWRQPDGMGYVPCLKFSKQYRAEGEAAARAGRRKKYLLVVVSGGLNQQRNQIVDAVVIARILGAALVVPVLQVNVIWGDESEFSDVFDLEHFKSVLAEDVKVVSSLPSTHIMTRPVQERETPLHVSPDWIRSRYMKRLNREGVLLLRGLDSRLSKDLPPDLQKLRCKVAFRALRFAAPIQELGNKLAMRMRSKGPYLALHLRLEKDVWVRTGCLPGLSPDHDEVIQEQRKLRPKLLTGRSNMTYQERRLAGLCPLTALEVTRLLKALEAPRDARIYWAGGQPFGGRQALLPLLYEFPDLYNKESLTLPGELEQFANRSSLLAAIDYIVCEQSDVFMASHGGNMGHLMRGHRAFAGHKKFITPNKRQMIPFFLDTSLPESEFNRIVKELHQGSLGQPELRTDHKVGKDVTAYPVPECMCNGTSIRSIL; this comes from the exons atgacgaagaagaagaggagcggAAGAAGAGTCgaagaggaaggagaggaagagatggcgaCGAGGCCGAATGGAAGGCGGTTGTCGTATATCGCAGTGCCGTCGCAGATTATCCACTCGCTCTCCTCCACATCGCTGCACAGCCTCCTCATCTCCCCGCCCAAGAAGGTCTCTCGGACCGGCCACCGCCTCCTCGCCCGCAGCACCAAGTTCCTCCTCCTGCTGCTCTTCCTCTTCGCTGGAGTCGGCACATTGAGGGTCTGGCACGACCTCGACCCGCTCCTCCCCTGCCCCCACCTCATTCGAGGCCCGCTCTCTACGGTGGATTCGACGGAGGAGCTCGCGCTCGGCGTCGGTGGAGGGGTGGAGGCGCGGGGGGAGTTCTGGCGACAGCCGGACGGGATGGGGTACGTGCCATGTCTCAAGTTCAGCAAGCAGTACCGGGCGGAAGGCGAGGCGGCGGCGCGGGCCGGCCGCCGGAAGAAGTACCTCCTGGTGGTCGTCTCCGGCGGGCTCAACCAGCAGCGGAACCAGATCGTTGACGCGGTAGTCATTGCTCGGATTCTCGGCGCCGCCCTGGTCGTCCCCGTCCTCCAGGTCAACGTCATCTGGGGCGACGAAAG CGAGTTCTCTGATGTATTCGACTTGGAGCATTTCAAAAGCGTTCTCGCCGAGGATGTTAAGGTGGTGTCGTCGCTGCCGTCGACACATATCATGACGAGGCCGGTGCAGGAGAGGGAAACACCCCTTCATGTCTCCCCTGACTGGATTCGATCGAGATACATGAAGCGA CTAAACAGAGAAGGTGTTTTGCTTCTAAGAGGTTTGGATTCCAGGCTTTCCAAGGACCTCCCACCTGATCTCCAAAAGCTTCGCTGCAAG GTCGCGTTCCGTGCGCTGAGGTTCGCAGCTCCGATCCAAGAGCTGGGCAACAAGCTCGCAATGAGGATGAGAAGCAAAGGTCCATATCTCGCGCTACACCTGCGTCTGGAGAAGGACGTGTGGGTGCGAACCGGTTGCCTTCCCGGTCTAAGCCCCGACCACGACGAGGTCATCCAAGAACAGAGGAAGCTCCGGCCGAAGCTCCTCACCGGAAGGTCCAACATGACGTACCAGGAGCGCAGACTCGCCGGCCTTTGCCCCTTGACCGCCTTGGAAGTCACCAG ACTGCTCAAAGCACTCGAAGCGCCGAGGGACGCACGAATTTACTGGGCAGGAGGGCAACCCTTCGGCGGGCGACAGGCACTGCTGCCTCTTCTCTACGAATTCCCCGATCTCTACAACAAAGAGAGCCTTACTCTGCCGGGTGAACTGGAACAGTTCGCTAACAGGTCGTCTCTTCTAGCTGCCATCGACTACATCGTCTGCGAGCAGAGCGACGTCTTCATGGCCTCCCACGGCGGGAACATGGGCCACTTGATGCGCGGGCACCGAGCGTTCGCCGGGCACAAGAAGTTCATCACGCCGAACAAGCGGCAGATGATCCCCTTTTTCCTCGACACTTCCTTGCCGGAGTCGGAGTTCAATCGGATCGTGAAGGAGCTGCATCAGGGATCGCTGGGCCAACCTGAGCTCAGGACCGACCACAAGGTCGGCAAGGATGTCACCGCCTACCCGGTGCCGGAGTGCATGTGTAATGGCACGAgcataaggtcgatactatag
- the LOC135644996 gene encoding ETHYLENE INSENSITIVE 3-like 3 protein, with amino-acid sequence MDHMTMIAQDLGGDALDFEVDGAKYDNLNENDVSDEEIEPDELARRMWKDRVKLKRLKEREKLAAQQAASEISKPRQISDQALRKKMSRAQDGILKYMLKLMEVCNVRGFVYGIIPEKGKPVSGASDNIRAWWKEKVKFDKNGPAAIAKYEAGNFAAQNAQNGGSKSHHSLMDLQDATLGSLLSSLMQHCNPPQRKYPLEKGVPPPWWPSGNENWWIGLDLPKGHAPPYKKPHDLKKVWKVGVLTGVIKHMSPNIGKIKTHVRKSKCLQDKMSAKESSIWLGILNKEEMIINQLSSDNGMSDVTQHGGHGEHREEANSSSDEYDVDGRADALGSTSCRDGERNLQVQKQDCAENIASTSKEDSPTEIINQLGQIKEQTSERPKRKRPRVSAVSSDKRAAPTQNEHIPGEMTNARPDMNGTNISRLIRHTPSVHNKAYLNPNPKHQERDLRSKCLALRSGISNLESLHSVNVATENMGVGYQPLVFPDVGNNELQYATTIDNGANCEFYNSSGGFSILQDKQQHPISVTSHGIRSDNSGNPVENNSYDYLTTPNVNSHTGFGDMHLFIDEPFCTEQDKLVSNSFGLPLDFIGISSPTSIPDLGDILHDDDLMEYLGT; translated from the coding sequence ATGGATCATATGACAATGATAGCTCAGGACTTAGGTGGTGATGCTTTAGATTTTGAGGTGGATGGTGCTAAGTATGATAATCTTAACGAAAATGATGTCTCCGATGAAGAAATTGAACCCGATGAGTTGGCGAGAAGAATGTGGAAAGATAGAGTTAAACTCAAGAGACTTAAGGAAAGGGAAAAGCTTGCTGCTCAACAGGCAGCTTCTGAAATATCTAAGCCAAGGCAAATATCTGATCAGGCTCTTAGAAAAAAGATGTCCAGGGCACAAGATGGGATTCTCAAGTACATGCTGAAGTTGATGGAGGTGTGTAATGTCCGTGGGTTTGTTTATGGAATTATTCCAGAGAAGGGAAAGCCTGTGAGTGGTGCTTCAGATAACATTAGAGCTTGGTGGAAGGAGAAAGTGAAGTTTGATAAGAATGGGCCTGCTGCCATTGCTAAATATGAGGCAGGGAACTTTGCGGCCCAGAATGCACAGAACGGTGGTAGCAAAAGTCATCATAGTCTTATGGATCTCCAGGATGCTACACTAGGATCTCTTTTATCATCATTGATGCAACACTGTAACCCACCACAACGTAAATACCCATTGGAGAAGGGTGTTCCCCCGCCTTGGTGGCCATCTGGAAATGAGAACTGGTGGATAGGTTTGGACTTACCAAAGGGTCATGCCCCGCCATATAAGAAGCCACATGATCTCAAGAAGGTGTGGAAAGTTGGGGTATTAACAGGTGTGATTAAACACATGTCTCCCAATATTGGAAAGATCAAAACCCATGTACGGAAGTCAAAATGTTTGCAAGATAAGATGAGTGCCAAAGAGAGCTCCATTTGGTTGGGAATTCTGAATAAAGAAGAAATGATTATCAACCAGCTAAGTAGTGATAATGGGATGTCTGATGTAACTCAGCATGGTGGTCATGGGGAGCATAGGGAGGAGGCAAACAGCAGTAGTGATGAATATGATGTTGATGGCCGTGCAGATGCTCTTGGATCAACTTCATGCAGAGATGGTGAGAGAAATCTGCAGGTCCAGAAACAAGATTGTGCAGAGAACATAGCATCTACTTCAAAGGAGGATAGCCCAACTGAAATTATCAACCAACTTGGTCAAATCAAGGAGCAAACAAGTGAACGTCCAAAGAGAAAAAGACCTCGAGTAAGTGCTGTATCTTCTGACAAACGGGCAGCTCCAACTCAGAATGAGCACATACCAGGGGAAATGACAAATGCTAGACCAGATATGAATGGCACAAACATCTCGAGGTTGATCCGTCATACACCAAGTGTTCATAACAAGGCCTATTTGAATCCAAATCCGAAGCATCAAGAGAGAGATCTTCGAAGCAAATGCCTTGCACTGCGATCTGGGATCAGCAACCTTGAAAGCTTGCATTCTGTCAATGTTGCTACAGAAAACATGGGTGTTGGTTACCAACCATTAGTGTTCCCAGACGTTGGGAATAATGAGTTGCAGTATGCTACCACAATTGATAATGGGGCCAACTGTGAATTTTATAACTCATCAGGGGGCTTCAGTATCCTGCAAGATAAGCAACAGCACCCTATCTCTGTTACTAGTCATGGAATAAGGTCTGACAATAGCGGTAATCCTGTCGAGAATAATTCTTATGACTATTTGACGACACCAAATGTGAATTCACATACAGGTTTTGGAGACATGCATTTATTCATAGACGAACCATTCTGCACTGAACAAGATAAGTTAGTCAGCAATTCGTTCGGACTGCCATTAGATTTTATTGGGATCAGCAGCCCAACCTCAATTCCTGATCTTGGTGACATACTGCATGATGATGACCTAATGGAGTATTTGGGAACATGA
- the LOC135645695 gene encoding lysine-specific demethylase JMJ30-like isoform X3 produces the protein MGEEPGGAAPGSEKAAETAVGLVDEERRAALLRRITEEGGFAYVSSAEKAAGGDLRAAEAAREMAWEQLHSGPWHEVVPAWREAYAMACLHVAELRAGAGERKEALRALDMGLIMGGPLLRRDLDAAVERIAAGKGAENDAAANVGDCADKWWEGISKNRDLAEALSILPSRSLSCKKVEKQSSLSLETFIYDYFLRDSPVIISGCIDHWPAMTRWKDIEYLKRVAGDRTVPIEVGKNYLCSEWKQELITFSQFLERIQSTNCPANLPYLAQHPVFDQIRELRDDIMIPDYCFAGGGELRSLNAWFGPLGTVTPLHHDPHHNLFAQVVGRKYIRLYPASASENLYPHAESMLSNSSQIPVNPVQKNIRKGS, from the exons ATGGGTGAAGAACCTGGCGGCGCCGCCCCCGGGTCGGAGAAGGCCGCGGAGACGGCGGTAGGGCTGGTCGACGAAGAGCGGCGGGCCGCTCTGCTGCGGCGCATAACGGAGGAGGGCGGATTTGCATACGTGAGCTCTGCGGAGAAGGCGGCCGGCGGCGATCTCCGGGCAGCGGAGGCGGCGCGGGAGATGGCGTGGGAGCAGCTTCACTCCGGGCCCTGGCACGAGGTTGTCCCCGCGTGGCGGGAAGCCTACGCGATGGCGTGCCTCCACGTGGCGGAGCTCCGGGCCGGGGCCGGCGAACGGAAAGAAGCCCTACGGGCGCTTGACATGGGCCTAATCATGGGTGGGCCGCTACTCCGGCGTGACCTCGACGCGGCCGTGGAGAGGATCGCGGCCGGGAAGGGCGCCGAGAACGATGCGGCCGCCAACGTTGGGGATTGTGCCGACAAGTGGTGGGAGGGAATCTCTAAGAACCGAGACTTGGCAGAG GCACTTTCCATTCTGCCAAGCAGATCGCTATCCTGTAAGAAAGTCGAAAAGCAATCATCCCTTTCTTTGGAGACATTCATATATGATTACTTTTTACGTGATTCTCCAGTCATAATCAGTGGCTGCATTGATCATTGGCCAGCAATGACGAGGTGGAAAGACATTGAATACTTAAAGAGGGTAGCAGGAGATCGAACTGTTCCCATTGAG GTTGGCAAAAACTATCTCTGCTCTGAGTGGAAGCAAGAGCTGATTACCTTCTCTCAGTTTCTTGAGAGGATTCAATCAACTAACTGCCCTGCCAACTTGCCATACCTAGCTCAGCATCCAGTGTTTGATCAG ATTCGAGAGCTACGTGATGACATAATGATTCCAGATTACTGCTTTGCTGGTGGCGGCGAACTCCGGTCTCTTAATGCTTGGTTTGGTCCACTTGGTACAGTGACACCCTTGCACCATGATCCTCATCATAATCTTTTTGCTCAG GTTGTTGGCAGAAAATACATAAGACTTTATCCAGCTTCAGCATCAGAGAATTTGTATCCGCATGCGGAATCCATGCTTAGCAATTCCAGCCAG ATACCAGTCAATCCAGTGCAAAAGAATATTAGAAAAGGATCTTGA
- the LOC135645695 gene encoding lysine-specific demethylase JMJ30-like isoform X2, which produces MGEEPGGAAPGSEKAAETAVGLVDEERRAALLRRITEEGGFAYVSSAEKAAGGDLRAAEAAREMAWEQLHSGPWHEVVPAWREAYAMACLHVAELRAGAGERKEALRALDMGLIMGGPLLRRDLDAAVERIAAGKGAENDAAANVGDCADKWWEGISKNRDLAEALSILPSRSLSFIISGCIDHWPAMTRWKDIEYLKRVAGDRTVPIEVGKNYLCSEWKQELITFSQFLERIQSTNCPANLPYLAQHPVFDQIRELRDDIMIPDYCFAGGGELRSLNAWFGPLGTVTPLHHDPHHNLFAQVVGRKYIRLYPASASENLYPHAESMLSNSSQVDLDNIDYQEFPKVEGLDFIDCVLEEGEMLYIPPKWWHYVRSLSTSFSVSFWWSATASSLQGT; this is translated from the exons ATGGGTGAAGAACCTGGCGGCGCCGCCCCCGGGTCGGAGAAGGCCGCGGAGACGGCGGTAGGGCTGGTCGACGAAGAGCGGCGGGCCGCTCTGCTGCGGCGCATAACGGAGGAGGGCGGATTTGCATACGTGAGCTCTGCGGAGAAGGCGGCCGGCGGCGATCTCCGGGCAGCGGAGGCGGCGCGGGAGATGGCGTGGGAGCAGCTTCACTCCGGGCCCTGGCACGAGGTTGTCCCCGCGTGGCGGGAAGCCTACGCGATGGCGTGCCTCCACGTGGCGGAGCTCCGGGCCGGGGCCGGCGAACGGAAAGAAGCCCTACGGGCGCTTGACATGGGCCTAATCATGGGTGGGCCGCTACTCCGGCGTGACCTCGACGCGGCCGTGGAGAGGATCGCGGCCGGGAAGGGCGCCGAGAACGATGCGGCCGCCAACGTTGGGGATTGTGCCGACAAGTGGTGGGAGGGAATCTCTAAGAACCGAGACTTGGCAGAG GCACTTTCCATTCTGCCAAGCAGATCGCTATCCT TCATAATCAGTGGCTGCATTGATCATTGGCCAGCAATGACGAGGTGGAAAGACATTGAATACTTAAAGAGGGTAGCAGGAGATCGAACTGTTCCCATTGAG GTTGGCAAAAACTATCTCTGCTCTGAGTGGAAGCAAGAGCTGATTACCTTCTCTCAGTTTCTTGAGAGGATTCAATCAACTAACTGCCCTGCCAACTTGCCATACCTAGCTCAGCATCCAGTGTTTGATCAG ATTCGAGAGCTACGTGATGACATAATGATTCCAGATTACTGCTTTGCTGGTGGCGGCGAACTCCGGTCTCTTAATGCTTGGTTTGGTCCACTTGGTACAGTGACACCCTTGCACCATGATCCTCATCATAATCTTTTTGCTCAG GTTGTTGGCAGAAAATACATAAGACTTTATCCAGCTTCAGCATCAGAGAATTTGTATCCGCATGCGGAATCCATGCTTAGCAATTCCAGCCAG GTTGACCTTGACAACATTGACTACCAAGAATTCCCAAAGGTGGAAGGTCTGGATTTCATTGATTGTGTCCTCGAGGAAGGTGAAATGCTTTACATTCCACCCAAATGGTGGCATTATGTGAGATCACTTTCGACAAGTTTCTCTGTCAGTTTTTGGTGGAGTGCAACAGCCAGCTCTCTCCAAGGCACATAG
- the LOC135645695 gene encoding lysine-specific demethylase JMJ30-like isoform X1, with translation MGEEPGGAAPGSEKAAETAVGLVDEERRAALLRRITEEGGFAYVSSAEKAAGGDLRAAEAAREMAWEQLHSGPWHEVVPAWREAYAMACLHVAELRAGAGERKEALRALDMGLIMGGPLLRRDLDAAVERIAAGKGAENDAAANVGDCADKWWEGISKNRDLAEALSILPSRSLSCKKVEKQSSLSLETFIYDYFLRDSPVIISGCIDHWPAMTRWKDIEYLKRVAGDRTVPIEVGKNYLCSEWKQELITFSQFLERIQSTNCPANLPYLAQHPVFDQIRELRDDIMIPDYCFAGGGELRSLNAWFGPLGTVTPLHHDPHHNLFAQVVGRKYIRLYPASASENLYPHAESMLSNSSQVDLDNIDYQEFPKVEGLDFIDCVLEEGEMLYIPPKWWHYVRSLSTSFSVSFWWSATASSLQGT, from the exons ATGGGTGAAGAACCTGGCGGCGCCGCCCCCGGGTCGGAGAAGGCCGCGGAGACGGCGGTAGGGCTGGTCGACGAAGAGCGGCGGGCCGCTCTGCTGCGGCGCATAACGGAGGAGGGCGGATTTGCATACGTGAGCTCTGCGGAGAAGGCGGCCGGCGGCGATCTCCGGGCAGCGGAGGCGGCGCGGGAGATGGCGTGGGAGCAGCTTCACTCCGGGCCCTGGCACGAGGTTGTCCCCGCGTGGCGGGAAGCCTACGCGATGGCGTGCCTCCACGTGGCGGAGCTCCGGGCCGGGGCCGGCGAACGGAAAGAAGCCCTACGGGCGCTTGACATGGGCCTAATCATGGGTGGGCCGCTACTCCGGCGTGACCTCGACGCGGCCGTGGAGAGGATCGCGGCCGGGAAGGGCGCCGAGAACGATGCGGCCGCCAACGTTGGGGATTGTGCCGACAAGTGGTGGGAGGGAATCTCTAAGAACCGAGACTTGGCAGAG GCACTTTCCATTCTGCCAAGCAGATCGCTATCCTGTAAGAAAGTCGAAAAGCAATCATCCCTTTCTTTGGAGACATTCATATATGATTACTTTTTACGTGATTCTCCAGTCATAATCAGTGGCTGCATTGATCATTGGCCAGCAATGACGAGGTGGAAAGACATTGAATACTTAAAGAGGGTAGCAGGAGATCGAACTGTTCCCATTGAG GTTGGCAAAAACTATCTCTGCTCTGAGTGGAAGCAAGAGCTGATTACCTTCTCTCAGTTTCTTGAGAGGATTCAATCAACTAACTGCCCTGCCAACTTGCCATACCTAGCTCAGCATCCAGTGTTTGATCAG ATTCGAGAGCTACGTGATGACATAATGATTCCAGATTACTGCTTTGCTGGTGGCGGCGAACTCCGGTCTCTTAATGCTTGGTTTGGTCCACTTGGTACAGTGACACCCTTGCACCATGATCCTCATCATAATCTTTTTGCTCAG GTTGTTGGCAGAAAATACATAAGACTTTATCCAGCTTCAGCATCAGAGAATTTGTATCCGCATGCGGAATCCATGCTTAGCAATTCCAGCCAG GTTGACCTTGACAACATTGACTACCAAGAATTCCCAAAGGTGGAAGGTCTGGATTTCATTGATTGTGTCCTCGAGGAAGGTGAAATGCTTTACATTCCACCCAAATGGTGGCATTATGTGAGATCACTTTCGACAAGTTTCTCTGTCAGTTTTTGGTGGAGTGCAACAGCCAGCTCTCTCCAAGGCACATAG
- the LOC135645694 gene encoding IRK-interacting protein-like has product MPWKMLSSMDLPSGGGGVAAAAQAHGINRQHVQAAIVKAAELRALHAALLQGGSGGSPAAVRLPAGASPSVSRGASQFTVPEDYPVFTPSYEEDPLPGYHYFHPENRSLSQIWNEIGLEEGKDSEAVAFVNRSTNKLSPSISELHIPSAIENVSNGTSCANHMPPLQASSEADDVKSLGRRTESGEYTTVLTNDTCNQETVNMEVGGDRKNLKNAKRTEVSHDPEQSVKTHIKHRGSGLSWLFPKSKKKSKPEMSPKMMESEGMSQILKEWGVLSLESLKKELLEANENRDAALAEVSEMRSSLGELQQKLVSLEAYCAELKKALKHGMHPKSSQISDRSNLSKRTKAMSSNRDNSMPVSQEVMVEGFLQIVSEARLSVKQFCKMLIHQIEESDDDLSEKLNLLLQPHQMALITGKYSKGVIYHLEAFVNQTLYQDFENCVFHKNGCPKFLDPREKCRENFSSFVGLRNLSWNEVLQKGTKYYSEDFSRFCDQKMSCIVSMLDWSAPWPEQLLQCFFIAAKCIWLLHLLAFSFSPPLTILRVEEDREFNPLYMEDIPLDRHRPQGATRVKIMVMPGFYVQDRVLKCRVLCRHGSVP; this is encoded by the exons ATGCCATGGAAGATGCTGAGCTCCATGGATTTGCCTAGCGGCGGTGgtggtgttgctgctgctgcgcAGGCTCATGGGATCAACAGGCAGCACGTCCAGGCGGCCATTGTGAAGGCAGCTGAGCTGAGGGCGCTCCACGCGGCGCTGCTCCAAGGTGGCTCCGGCGGCAGCCCCGCCGCGGTGAGGTTGCCCGCCGGTGCTTCCCCTTCCGTTTCTCGCGGAGCTAGCCAGTTCACGGTACCTGAAGATTACCCGGTCTTCACGCCG AGTTATGAAGAGGACCCCCTGCCCGGATACCACTATTTTCATCCGGAGAATAGAAGCTTATCGCAAATCTGGAATGAAATCGGTCTGGAAGAAGGAAAAGATAGTGAAGCAGTTGCCTTTGTTAATAGAAGTACGAATAAGCTTTCTCCATCAATCAGTGAACTGCACATTCCCTCTGCAATTGAGAATGTATCCAATGGAACCTCATGCGCTAACCATATGCCCCCGCTGCAAGCCTCTTCGGAAGCTGATGATGTCAAGTCCTTAGGTAGAAGAACAGAATCTGGAGAATATACAACAGTCTTGACAAACGATACATGCAACCAAGAAACTGTAAACATGGAAGTGGGTGGTGATCGGAAGAACCTCAAGAATGCCAAGCGCACAGAGGTCTCACACGATCCCGAGCAATCTGTAAAGACACACATAAAACACAGAGGGTCAGGTCTTTCATGGTTGTTTCCAAAATCAAAAAAGAAATCCAAGCCGGAGATGTCACCGAAAATGATGGAATCTGAGGGCATGTCCCAAATCTTGAAGGAATGGGGGGTTCTATCACTGGAATCGCTGAAGAAGGAGCTCCTCGAGGCCAATGAAAACAGGGATGCTGCACTGGCAGAAGTCTCAGAGATGAGGTCCTCATTGGGAGAGCTGCAACAGAAGCTAGTCAGTTTAGAAGCATATTGTGCAGAGCTGAAGAAGGCCTTAAAACATGGTATGCATCCAAAGAGTTCCCAGATTTCGGACAGATCTAATTTGTCAAAGAGAACAAAGGCCATGAGCAGCAACAGAGACAATTCGATGCCTGTGAGCCAAGAGGTAATGGTTGAGGGCTTCTTGCAGATAGTTTCAGAAGCCAGGCTCTCAGTCAAGCAGTTCTGCAAGATGCTCATCCACCAGATTGAGGAATCCGATGATGATCTGTCAGAGAAACTAAATTTACTTCTCCAGCCACATCAGATGGCACTGATCACTGGTAAGTACTCAAAAGGAGTTATCTATCATTTGGAAGCATTCGTAAACCAAACTCTATATCAGGATTTCGAGAACTGTGTGTTCCATAAGAATGGTTGTCCAAAATTTCTGGATCCCCGGGAAAAGTGCAGGGAGAACTTCTCATCTTTTGTTGGGCTTCGGAATTTGAGCTGGAACGAGGTGTTGCAGAAAGGGACCAAGTACTACAGTGAGGATTTCAGCAGGTTTTGCGATCAAAAAATGAGCTGCATTGTTTCCATGCTTGATTGGTCAGCGCCATGGCCTGAGCAGCTTCTGCAATGCTTCTTTATCGCCGCCAAGTGTATTTGGTTGCTCCATTTGCTGGCCTTTTCCTTCAGCCCACCCTTGACGATCTTGCGTGTCGAGGAAGATCGTGAATTCAATCCCCTCTACATGGAGGATATTCCCTTGGACAGGCACAGACCGCAAGGCGCTACCCGAGTTAAGATCATGGTGATGCCGGGATTCTATGTTCAAGATAGGGTGCTGAAGTGCAGGGTCCTCTGCAG